One window of Myripristis murdjan chromosome 8, fMyrMur1.1, whole genome shotgun sequence genomic DNA carries:
- the LOC115364019 gene encoding RING finger protein 222, with the protein MAFYNEEDPEDARESECPVCYESLSGTERTLSCGHVFCHDCLVKTLVGVTRDGVIRDTIICPICRHLTFIKKQKEAIVTLAEKERETQQTLEVPLPLPPGYLQSARRASGDTLPRGFNWIVRWYRGVSETVRRQRLVNPIHSASQIFIISAEGRPMAEEDALGVVMTVVQPQRRRRRRICTTARCLLVLLSAFTILALVAATLPWILLA; encoded by the coding sequence ATGGCGTTTTACAACGAAGAGGACCCAGAGGACGCCCGGGAATCAGAGTGTCCTGTGTGCTACGAGTCTCTGTCGGGCACCGAGAGGACCCTGAGCTGTGGACATGTATTCTGCCACGACTGTCTTGTCAAAACCCTGGTCGGAGTCACCAGGGACGGAGTCATCAGAGACACTATCATATGTCCCATTTGCAGGCATCTTACATTCATTAAGAAACAAAAGGAAGCCATAGTGACCCTggctgaaaaagagagagagacgcaacAGACCCTGGAggttcctctccctctgccaccGGGATATCTCCAAAGCGCACGGCGCGCCTCCGGGGACACTTTACCAAGGGGGTTTAATTGGATTGTACGGTGGTACAGAGGAGTGTCGGAGACAGTCCGTAGACAGAGGCTGGTCAACCCGATCCACAGTGCCTCTCAGATCTTCATCATCAGCGCTGAAGGGCGACCCATGGCTGAGGAAGATGCGCTCGGCGTTGTTATGACTGTGGTTCAACCTCAGCGCAGGAGAAGGCGCAGGATTTGCACGACGGCGCGTTGTTTGCTCGTCTTGCTTTCAGCGTTTACTATACTTGCACTGGTGGCTGCTACCTTGCCCTGGATTTTGTTGGCATAG